The following proteins are co-located in the Microcystis wesenbergii NRERC-220 genome:
- a CDS encoding FAD-binding domain-containing protein produces the protein MSNLILFWHRRDLRLSDNIGLSKARERSPKIIGVFCLDPAILEGDDIAPARVAYLLGCLEELEKNYRQKGSQLLIIRGNPSQALVNLASNLSAKAVFFNLDIEPYARQRDQQVIAALQTKGIEVETFWDQLLHAPGQVLTLSKSPYTVYTPFWKNWSQLAKASPKTLENLQGLDENEGEKLTETINLPTLENLGFTWQNPLPLTPGEKAAHSRLEEFCQGVINNYQEDRNFPAFDGTSRLSAALKFGAIGIRTIWTATLELLENCRAQEAKDSIITWQQELAWREFYQHCLYFFPELAVGAYRKEFRHFPWQDNEEHFQAWCQGKTGYAIVDAAMRQLNETGWMHNRCRMIVASFLTKDLIINWQKGEKYFMQKLFDGDLAANNGGWQWSASSGMDPKPLRIFNPASQTQKFDPEGEYIRQWLPELASVDTEYLVTGKIPRLERHRCGYPEPIVDHNQQQKEFKRLYSNQKPKQ, from the coding sequence ATGTCAAATCTAATCCTTTTCTGGCATCGTCGCGATTTACGTCTCTCGGATAATATTGGACTGAGTAAAGCTAGGGAGCGCAGTCCGAAAATTATCGGGGTTTTCTGCCTCGATCCTGCTATTTTAGAAGGGGATGATATCGCCCCAGCTAGAGTTGCCTATCTCCTCGGTTGTCTAGAGGAATTAGAAAAAAATTATCGCCAAAAAGGTAGTCAATTACTGATTATTCGCGGCAACCCCAGTCAAGCACTCGTCAACTTAGCCAGCAATTTATCGGCAAAAGCAGTTTTTTTTAACCTCGATATCGAACCCTACGCGCGTCAACGGGATCAACAGGTAATCGCCGCTTTACAAACAAAAGGAATTGAAGTAGAAACCTTCTGGGATCAACTTCTCCACGCTCCAGGGCAAGTCCTCACCCTCTCAAAAAGTCCCTACACCGTATATACTCCTTTTTGGAAAAATTGGAGCCAATTAGCCAAAGCCAGCCCCAAAACCCTAGAAAACCTGCAAGGATTAGACGAAAATGAGGGGGAGAAACTCACAGAAACTATTAACTTACCAACCCTAGAAAATTTAGGTTTTACTTGGCAAAACCCCTTACCCCTCACCCCCGGAGAAAAGGCCGCCCATAGCAGATTAGAAGAATTTTGTCAAGGGGTTATTAACAATTATCAAGAAGATCGTAACTTCCCCGCTTTCGATGGGACCTCGCGCTTGAGTGCTGCTTTAAAATTTGGGGCGATTGGCATTCGCACAATTTGGACGGCAACCCTAGAGTTATTAGAAAATTGCCGCGCCCAGGAAGCAAAAGATAGTATTATCACTTGGCAGCAAGAGTTAGCTTGGCGGGAATTTTACCAGCATTGTCTCTATTTTTTCCCAGAATTGGCGGTCGGTGCTTATAGAAAAGAATTTCGTCATTTTCCTTGGCAGGATAACGAAGAACATTTTCAAGCTTGGTGCCAGGGAAAAACCGGCTATGCGATCGTTGACGCGGCCATGCGACAATTAAATGAAACGGGATGGATGCACAATCGTTGTCGCATGATCGTGGCGAGTTTTTTAACCAAAGATTTAATTATTAACTGGCAAAAAGGCGAAAAATACTTCATGCAGAAACTTTTTGATGGCGATTTAGCCGCTAATAATGGTGGTTGGCAGTGGAGTGCCTCTAGTGGCATGGATCCGAAACCTTTAAGAATTTTTAATCCCGCTAGTCAGACACAAAAATTCGATCCGGAAGGGGAATATATTCGTCAGTGGTTGCCGGAATTAGCTTCCGTAGATACGGAATATCTAGTAACCGGGAAAATCCCCCGTTTAGAAAGACATCGTTGTGGTTATCCTGAGCCAATTGTCGATCATAATCAACAACAAAAAGAATTCAAACGACTCTATAGTAATCAGAAGCCAAAACAATAA
- a CDS encoding ParB N-terminal domain-containing protein — protein MCKFLRVDITDINPSLPRETFSETELENLANLIIEMGGLIRPAILKKADNKKVDERYNIISGDLEYYASVIANQKVPDLEMINAFVVDKEAENIALQQIQLLSPSPGLITRPQKIDNPLELRMSNLEKRLETQLQAIREEYQKEIKRLEEKIIIYPPPPPPSKSILELLNTCDANQLKKGGIPPASVNDFLKKRSEKPFDSLEDVLNRPVSGVKEKRLIKLIDYLLTSN, from the coding sequence ATGTGTAAATTTTTACGAGTCGATATTACTGATATTAATCCTTCTCTTCCCAGAGAAACCTTCTCTGAAACTGAATTGGAAAATTTAGCCAATCTTATTATTGAAATGGGTGGACTTATTCGCCCTGCTATTCTCAAAAAAGCTGATAATAAAAAAGTTGATGAACGTTATAATATTATCAGTGGAGATTTAGAATATTATGCTTCTGTTATCGCCAATCAGAAAGTTCCTGACCTCGAGATGATTAACGCTTTTGTAGTTGATAAAGAAGCGGAGAATATCGCTTTACAGCAAATACAGTTATTATCTCCTTCTCCTGGGTTAATTACCAGGCCCCAAAAAATAGATAATCCTCTAGAATTGAGGATGAGTAATCTTGAAAAACGATTAGAAACCCAGTTACAAGCAATCCGAGAGGAGTACCAAAAAGAAATCAAAAGACTGGAAGAAAAAATTATTATTTATCCTCCTCCTCCTCCTCCTTCTAAGTCGATTTTAGAGCTTTTGAATACCTGTGATGCTAATCAACTTAAAAAAGGGGGAATTCCACCTGCATCTGTTAATGACTTTCTGAAAAAACGTTCAGAAAAGCCCTTTGATTCTTTGGAAGATGTCCTAAATCGCCCAGTGTCAGGAGTTAAAGAGAAAAGATTAATTAAACTTATCGATTATTTGCTGACTTCTAATTGA
- a CDS encoding serine hydrolase, with product MNFFHTEDHLQQFGTDILETTWREFPQLAQEQIALTWIVYDPPVIVNTGGAISHEEFWKYSPRGFSYRGQERTYPASLVKLFYLVAIHEWLEGGMIPENTELNRAIRDMIVDSSNDATSLVVDLVTGTTSGPEIAASPFETWKQQRNIVNRYFQSLNWPELATINVNQKTWSDGPYGRERAFLGELMENRNMLTSNAVARLIHTIIGGIAVSSQRSQMMMSLLKRSLNPADWTSQGDETQILGFLGQGLPESSQIWSKAGWTSQVRHDAAYIEIPHHTPYLLVVFTEGKDNSQNRSILPFISQKVAEKIMQFN from the coding sequence ATGAACTTTTTTCATACTGAAGACCACCTCCAACAGTTCGGTACAGATATTTTAGAAACAACTTGGCGAGAATTTCCCCAATTAGCTCAAGAACAAATTGCCCTAACTTGGATAGTATATGATCCTCCCGTTATCGTCAACACGGGGGGAGCAATTTCTCACGAAGAATTCTGGAAATATTCCCCCCGCGGATTTAGCTATCGCGGACAAGAAAGAACCTATCCCGCTAGTTTAGTGAAATTATTTTATCTAGTAGCAATTCATGAGTGGTTAGAAGGGGGAATGATTCCCGAAAACACCGAATTAAATCGCGCCATTCGTGACATGATTGTTGACTCTAGTAATGATGCTACCAGTTTAGTTGTAGATCTGGTCACGGGAACCACTAGCGGTCCAGAAATTGCCGCCAGTCCCTTTGAAACTTGGAAGCAACAACGCAACATAGTTAATCGTTATTTTCAATCCCTAAATTGGCCAGAATTAGCGACAATTAACGTTAATCAAAAAACTTGGTCTGATGGTCCCTATGGACGTGAACGCGCTTTTTTAGGGGAATTAATGGAGAATCGCAATATGTTAACTAGCAATGCAGTGGCGCGTTTAATTCATACTATTATCGGGGGGATTGCGGTTTCTTCCCAACGTTCCCAGATGATGATGTCTTTACTAAAACGAAGTCTTAATCCTGCTGATTGGACAAGTCAAGGAGATGAGACACAAATTTTAGGATTTTTGGGACAAGGATTACCAGAAAGTAGTCAAATTTGGTCAAAAGCTGGTTGGACAAGTCAAGTGCGTCACGATGCAGCCTATATTGAAATTCCCCATCATACTCCCTATCTCTTGGTGGTATTTACCGAGGGAAAAGATAACAGTCAAAACCGCTCAATTTTACCTTTTATTTCCCAGAAAGTAGCCGAGAAAATCATGCAGTTTAATTAA
- a CDS encoding Uma2 family endonuclease: MTTTPVIAASLTIPPLENGDKLTRWEFERRYQGMPHLKKAELIEGIVYMASPLRFESHAEPHANIIGWLALYKAATPGVRLGDNATVRLDIDNEPQPDALLRIDKGGQSTISQDDYVEGAPELIVEIAASSASYDVHQKLNVYRRNQVQEYLVWRFYEQEIDWFRLQAGEYIKLEPDSEGIMRSQIFPGLWLDKNALLMGDLGKVLLILQRGLETAEHRDFVKKLTANYS, encoded by the coding sequence ATGACAACTACCCCAGTAATTGCTGCTTCTTTAACAATTCCTCCCCTAGAAAACGGCGATAAATTAACTCGATGGGAATTTGAACGACGTTATCAAGGGATGCCCCATCTCAAAAAAGCGGAATTAATTGAAGGAATTGTTTATATGGCATCTCCCCTCAGATTTGAAAGTCACGCCGAGCCTCATGCTAATATTATCGGATGGTTAGCTCTCTATAAAGCGGCGACCCCCGGTGTTAGATTGGGTGATAATGCCACCGTGAGATTAGATATTGATAACGAACCCCAACCGGATGCCCTATTAAGAATTGACAAGGGAGGACAATCAACAATTAGTCAAGATGACTATGTAGAAGGCGCGCCGGAATTAATTGTCGAAATTGCAGCTTCTAGTGCTTCCTACGATGTTCATCAAAAATTAAATGTTTACCGTCGCAATCAAGTCCAAGAATATCTAGTCTGGCGGTTTTATGAACAAGAAATTGATTGGTTTCGGCTACAGGCAGGAGAATATATTAAACTAGAACCCGATAGTGAGGGCATAATGCGCTCCCAAATCTTCCCCGGTTTATGGCTGGATAAAAACGCTTTATTAATGGGCGACTTAGGAAAAGTTTTATTGATTTTGCAGCGGGGGTTAGAAACAGCAGAACATCGAGATTTTGTCAAGAAATTAACTGCCAATTACAGCTAG
- a CDS encoding efflux RND transporter permease subunit: MKESWRERLNISRIAINAPRLTIAFWLAVAVAGILAFSSLKYALFPDISFPVVIINAQADLATAITTEQQLTKPLENPLFSLPGRRDISSTTAPGQSVISVFFKIGTNLDKATAAVKQAISQVPLPPQATTEVIPVDLNESATVTYTLVSEQKNLEELSQIAQDNLIPPLKALPGTAKVNLLGQGTVREDNPHKSLTRPLPTLVRFNGQEAIAVQVIKKGAANSLDLAAQAEKLVKDIAQKLPDVKIILAETQAEYIRAALQGTIDDLLLAVLLSVLVILIFLGSFAATIISALVIPLSLLGTFIIMAIYGFNLETLTLLALALVIGIVVDDAIVDVENISRLIDAGETPKNAALKGTREIGLAVTASTLTIVAVFIPVAFMGGAVGQFFQPFGLTVSAAVIFSLLVARTLSPVLAVYWLKPQSRAKMTKQKRPIENAYRRLLNWSLRHRLLVIAIALITFLAGIALIPFISRGFIPRLDRGEFNLVYTSPLPKITQISPNKPTAKSSTDSFAWISQLASSPESFLLRRTIRDGSKLEAPILQDGEVESTFMIAGLRGEPNRGKIHVTLKGDRKSHTSAVQQRIRQILPPIRGVNVSIEDIPFVQTEAEKPIQIAIKSDNLQLLRDSAEKLRVEAAKIAGLKDISLSSRLNERGDFLAIERLNGQQAIFLSANLSPDLGLEDAAIKIEGIPLPEGITLQRWGTSSQSSDVLGSFGRTLILATILMLGVLWLLFRRLLETIVIALCLPLAIVGAMLGLLVTGSEFSMISLIGFIFLLGLLDKNAVLLLDYTNQLRQQGWSREEAVLETGMIRLRPILMTTCSTILGMIPIALGLGTGAELRQPMAMVIVGGLVTSSLLSLIVVPVLYLSLEDVWNQIKAGQK; encoded by the coding sequence ATGAAAGAATCATGGCGAGAACGTCTGAATATCTCTCGAATAGCGATTAATGCCCCGAGGTTAACCATTGCTTTCTGGTTAGCGGTGGCCGTGGCGGGAATTTTGGCTTTTAGTTCCTTAAAATACGCGCTTTTCCCAGATATCAGCTTTCCAGTCGTCATAATTAACGCTCAAGCGGATTTAGCTACTGCTATCACCACGGAACAGCAATTAACTAAACCCCTAGAAAATCCTCTTTTCTCTCTCCCCGGTCGTCGTGATATTTCTTCGACTACTGCCCCCGGACAGTCAGTAATCAGCGTTTTCTTTAAAATTGGCACAAATTTAGACAAGGCCACCGCAGCAGTTAAACAGGCTATCTCGCAAGTCCCTTTACCCCCTCAAGCTACCACAGAAGTTATCCCCGTTGATTTAAATGAGTCGGCAACAGTTACATATACGCTGGTGAGTGAGCAGAAAAATCTAGAAGAATTAAGCCAAATCGCCCAAGATAATTTAATTCCGCCCTTAAAAGCTCTCCCAGGTACGGCTAAAGTTAATTTACTCGGTCAAGGTACAGTTAGGGAAGATAATCCCCATAAAAGTTTAACCCGACCATTACCCACGCTGGTACGCTTTAATGGCCAAGAAGCAATCGCAGTGCAGGTAATCAAAAAAGGTGCCGCCAATAGTCTCGATCTGGCCGCTCAAGCAGAAAAACTGGTTAAAGACATAGCACAAAAACTGCCCGATGTCAAGATAATTTTAGCTGAAACCCAAGCGGAATATATTCGCGCTGCCCTACAAGGCACGATCGATGATTTACTTTTGGCAGTTTTGCTGTCGGTGCTGGTGATCTTGATATTTTTAGGCAGTTTCGCCGCTACAATCATTTCTGCTCTGGTTATCCCCCTATCTCTTTTGGGGACTTTCATTATCATGGCCATCTATGGGTTTAATCTGGAAACCCTGACGCTGCTGGCCCTGGCTTTGGTGATTGGCATTGTCGTGGATGATGCGATCGTTGATGTGGAGAATATTTCCCGTTTAATCGACGCGGGGGAAACCCCGAAAAATGCGGCACTCAAGGGGACAAGGGAGATCGGATTAGCTGTCACCGCCTCCACTTTAACCATTGTTGCCGTGTTCATACCCGTGGCTTTTATGGGGGGTGCGGTGGGGCAGTTTTTCCAACCCTTCGGTTTAACTGTCTCGGCTGCGGTGATTTTTTCCCTGTTGGTCGCCCGAACTTTATCGCCAGTTTTGGCAGTATATTGGCTGAAACCGCAGTCACGGGCAAAAATGACGAAACAAAAGCGACCGATTGAAAACGCCTATCGACGGCTCTTAAACTGGTCATTGCGTCATCGTTTGCTGGTCATTGCTATTGCCCTAATTACCTTTTTGGCGGGTATTGCCCTGATTCCTTTTATTTCTAGGGGATTTATTCCCCGACTCGATCGCGGCGAGTTTAATCTGGTTTATACTTCTCCTTTGCCGAAAATAACGCAAATTAGCCCTAATAAACCGACCGCTAAGAGTTCTACTGATAGTTTCGCTTGGATTTCCCAGTTAGCTAGTTCTCCCGAAAGTTTTCTTTTGCGTCGCACTATCCGCGATGGCAGCAAATTAGAAGCGCCGATTTTGCAGGATGGGGAAGTGGAATCGACTTTTATGATCGCCGGTTTACGCGGTGAGCCGAATCGGGGCAAAATTCACGTTACACTGAAGGGCGATCGTAAATCTCACACCAGTGCCGTGCAGCAACGGATTCGGCAAATTTTACCGCCAATTAGAGGGGTGAATGTCAGTATCGAGGACATTCCTTTTGTGCAAACGGAAGCGGAAAAGCCGATCCAAATTGCGATTAAAAGCGATAATTTGCAGCTATTGCGCGATAGTGCCGAGAAATTGCGGGTTGAGGCTGCTAAAATCGCCGGTTTGAAGGATATTTCCCTATCATCTAGATTAAATGAGCGGGGGGATTTTTTGGCGATCGAGCGTTTAAATGGTCAACAGGCGATTTTTCTCAGTGCTAATCTCAGTCCCGATTTAGGATTAGAAGATGCGGCGATTAAAATTGAAGGGATTCCTTTACCGGAAGGGATAACTTTACAGCGTTGGGGTACTTCTTCTCAAAGTAGCGATGTTTTGGGCAGTTTTGGTCGCACTTTAATCCTAGCGACAATTTTAATGTTAGGAGTTTTATGGCTATTATTCAGAAGACTGCTAGAAACTATCGTCATCGCTTTATGTTTACCTTTAGCGATTGTGGGGGCAATGTTGGGGTTATTGGTAACGGGTAGTGAGTTTAGTATGATTTCTCTGATCGGGTTTATCTTCCTCTTGGGATTACTCGATAAAAACGCTGTGTTATTGCTGGATTATACTAACCAATTGCGTCAACAGGGTTGGAGTCGGGAGGAAGCGGTTTTAGAAACGGGAATGATTAGGTTAAGACCGATTTTAATGACCACCTGTTCGACAATTTTAGGTATGATTCCGATCGCTTTGGGATTGGGTACTGGTGCGGAATTGCGGCAACCCATGGCGATGGTGATTGTGGGAGGTTTAGTCACTTCTTCCCTGTTGAGTTTAATTGTTGTGCCTGTGTTATATCTAAGTTTAGAGGATGTTTGGAACCAGATTAAAGCCGGTCAAAAGTAG
- the mtnB gene encoding methylthioribulose 1-phosphate dehydratase gives MSDPRLSLVAAARRFYQLGWMLGTAGNLSAKVDDHSFWITASGKSKGKLTEQDFVRVDLTGKVRELAHRDNRPSAETSIHRVIYCLFPQAQACYHVHSVEANLVCRFAREDKLSLPPLEMLKGLGIWVENPQVFMPVFANYLDVPKIAAEIESRLSTFPPEIPALLISYHGVTVWGESLETTENYLEIVEYIFRYLVAAYQVKPC, from the coding sequence ATGAGCGATCCTCGTCTATCTCTAGTGGCAGCTGCCCGAAGATTTTATCAACTGGGTTGGATGCTTGGTACTGCGGGTAATTTATCCGCTAAAGTTGATGACCATAGTTTTTGGATTACTGCCAGTGGCAAAAGTAAAGGTAAACTCACAGAACAGGATTTTGTGCGAGTGGATCTGACGGGAAAAGTCAGAGAATTAGCTCATCGGGATAATCGTCCTTCGGCAGAAACTAGCATTCATCGGGTGATTTATTGCCTCTTTCCCCAAGCACAAGCTTGTTATCATGTCCACTCGGTGGAAGCGAATTTAGTTTGCCGTTTTGCTCGCGAGGACAAGTTATCGTTACCTCCCTTAGAAATGTTGAAAGGTTTAGGTATTTGGGTAGAAAATCCTCAAGTATTTATGCCAGTTTTTGCTAACTATCTCGATGTGCCGAAAATTGCCGCAGAAATAGAAAGTAGATTGTCAACTTTCCCCCCAGAAATTCCCGCTTTACTGATTTCTTACCATGGCGTGACGGTGTGGGGTGAGTCTCTAGAAACTACCGAGAATTATTTAGAGATAGTCGAGTATATTTTTCGCTATCTAGTGGCAGCCTATCAAGTAAAACCTTGTTAA
- a CDS encoding AAA family ATPase — MTFNPHHCHNEREVESKLIVQYLLPKLGYNAEHWYQQVSFGKVRLDFLVSAQKPINKKQFLSSHCLIVEAKNPREKLINHRHRLGYYLNYFKVQWGLLTNGDEIQLYQRKPDKIYLVFRCSGLEIAAHLEQLKSLIGYETLFLGIPPLNSPTINNKNPMKTIAIYHHKGGVGKTTVATNLAAALSKKGKRVLLIDIDAQANSTFAVGLIKFQFDDDDDLKDKNVFHLLDNSNRIFIENIVRKSQGFNHPEIDVIPSHISLIANQAKIKDNAAVFARLARKLEKVKDQYDIVIIDAPPALDLYARIALIAADYLIIPSDLKPFSNQGLDSVKNFVQEEINESRGDLGKPTLQILGVLPSKISTHAQYLRYNFPKQKQVIPDKYNLPLMESTISERMPLSRCINQYVTVGDLEIPAPQSIMDYAEHKGDAGVSAAEFEALALEVLAKIGVK, encoded by the coding sequence GTGACTTTCAACCCTCACCATTGTCATAACGAAAGGGAAGTGGAGAGTAAATTAATTGTTCAGTATTTACTCCCAAAACTAGGCTACAATGCCGAACATTGGTATCAACAAGTTAGCTTCGGTAAAGTACGTTTAGATTTCCTTGTTTCCGCTCAAAAACCTATCAACAAAAAGCAGTTTTTATCCTCTCACTGTCTAATTGTCGAGGCTAAAAACCCCAGAGAAAAGCTCATCAATCATCGTCACCGCTTAGGTTATTATCTCAACTACTTTAAAGTGCAGTGGGGATTATTAACCAACGGTGATGAGATTCAACTTTATCAAAGAAAACCCGATAAAATTTATTTAGTTTTTAGATGTTCTGGGTTAGAAATTGCCGCTCACTTAGAACAGTTAAAATCTCTGATTGGCTACGAAACTTTATTCCTGGGTATTCCACCGCTCAATTCTCCAACAATCAACAACAAAAATCCCATGAAAACCATCGCAATTTATCATCATAAAGGTGGTGTTGGTAAAACCACCGTCGCTACCAATCTAGCGGCAGCTTTGAGTAAAAAAGGCAAGCGAGTATTATTGATTGATATTGATGCTCAAGCTAATAGTACTTTTGCCGTTGGTTTAATTAAGTTTCAATTCGATGATGACGATGATTTAAAAGATAAAAATGTTTTTCATTTGCTAGATAACAGTAACCGCATTTTTATTGAGAATATCGTCAGAAAGTCTCAAGGATTCAATCATCCAGAAATTGATGTTATTCCCTCTCACATATCTTTAATTGCTAACCAAGCTAAAATTAAAGATAATGCGGCGGTATTTGCTAGATTGGCCAGAAAATTAGAGAAAGTAAAGGATCAATACGATATTGTAATTATTGATGCACCTCCCGCACTTGATTTATATGCACGCATTGCTTTAATTGCAGCTGATTATCTGATAATTCCTTCTGATCTTAAACCATTTTCTAATCAAGGATTAGATAGCGTTAAAAACTTTGTTCAAGAGGAAATCAATGAAAGTCGTGGAGATTTGGGTAAACCAACCTTACAAATTTTAGGCGTTTTACCTTCCAAAATTTCCACCCATGCTCAATACTTAAGATATAATTTTCCCAAACAAAAACAAGTGATTCCAGACAAATATAATTTACCCTTGATGGAATCGACTATCTCGGAAAGAATGCCTTTATCTCGCTGTATAAATCAATACGTTACCGTGGGAGATTTAGAAATTCCTGCTCCCCAATCTATAATGGATTATGCTGAACATAAAGGCGATGCGGGAGTATCAGCAGCAGAATTTGAAGCCTTAGCACTAGAAGTTTTAGCTAAAATAGGAGTTAAATAA
- a CDS encoding phosphate-starvation-inducible PsiE family protein, with translation MLKQIRKLLINFGQQWRDEDFMRSIHLIENIVSKVLSVALIVVIIVSLYDLVVILIKDLFTTEPVGFFSKTLIEIFGLFLNILIALELLENVTAYLRKHIVQVELVVVTALIAISRKIIIFDPNKYSKDDLIALTVGTLALAASYWLIRKVNRDNRS, from the coding sequence ATGCTCAAACAGATACGGAAACTACTTATCAATTTTGGTCAACAATGGCGCGATGAAGATTTCATGAGGTCGATTCATCTCATCGAAAACATAGTTTCTAAGGTTTTATCCGTAGCCTTAATTGTTGTTATTATTGTTTCTCTTTATGATTTAGTAGTTATCCTAATCAAAGACCTATTTACTACGGAACCCGTCGGTTTTTTTAGTAAAACTTTAATTGAAATATTCGGATTATTTCTCAATATTTTGATCGCTTTAGAGTTATTAGAAAACGTCACTGCTTACTTAAGAAAACACATCGTACAGGTTGAATTAGTAGTAGTTACTGCCCTGATTGCCATCTCTCGAAAAATTATTATTTTCGATCCCAATAAATACAGTAAAGATGATTTAATTGCCCTCACCGTGGGAACCTTAGCTTTAGCGGCAAGTTATTGGTTAATCAGAAAAGTTAATCGCGATAATCGCTCTTGA